A window of the Branchiibius hedensis genome harbors these coding sequences:
- the msrA gene encoding peptide-methionine (S)-S-oxide reductase MsrA — translation MVFGFGRTATMVTPQEALPGRPDPLPDIPDTNVVLGTSMHPPFPEGSATLYVAMGCFWGAERIFWGLPGVITTAVGYMGGYTPNPTYEEVCTGRTGHTETAMVVYDPQQISAGQVLKAFWENHDPTTANRQGNDVGTQYRSAIYWTTPEQEAAVAQTTKDFQKVLYDNGFGAISTEEKPATEVGPFYYAEGYHQQYLHKNPGGYCNHGFKGMTCPVGIVRQDQLPAQQDVLPG, via the coding sequence ATGGTCTTTGGATTCGGACGCACCGCCACCATGGTGACGCCGCAAGAAGCACTTCCCGGTCGACCCGACCCGCTGCCGGACATCCCCGACACCAACGTGGTCCTCGGCACCTCGATGCACCCGCCGTTCCCGGAGGGCTCCGCGACGCTCTACGTCGCAATGGGCTGTTTCTGGGGAGCGGAACGCATCTTCTGGGGTCTGCCCGGCGTCATCACGACCGCCGTCGGCTACATGGGCGGTTACACGCCCAACCCCACCTACGAAGAGGTCTGCACCGGTCGCACCGGGCACACCGAGACCGCGATGGTGGTCTACGACCCCCAGCAGATCAGCGCTGGTCAGGTGCTGAAGGCGTTCTGGGAGAACCACGACCCGACCACCGCCAACCGGCAGGGCAACGACGTCGGGACCCAGTACCGCTCGGCGATCTATTGGACCACCCCCGAGCAGGAGGCCGCGGTCGCGCAGACGACCAAGGACTTCCAGAAGGTGCTGTACGACAACGGTTTCGGCGCGATCAGCACCGAGGAGAAGCCGGCCACCGAGGTCGGCCCGTTCTACTACGCCGAGGGCTACCACCAGCAGTACCTGCACAAGAACCCCGGCGGTTACTGCAACCACGGGTTCAAGGGCATGACCTGCCCGGTCGGGATCGTGCGCCAGGACCAGTTGCCGGCGCAGCAGGACGTCCTGCCGGGCTGA
- a CDS encoding FAD-binding oxidoreductase: MTEIVLARLAEVLPPGRLVIDAQVLDSYSHDEAEWAPYGRPLAVVRARETSDVQAVVRVCLEHAVPLVTRGAGTGLSGGANAVDGCVILSTEKMTRIVEINSVERLAVVQPGVVNDDLRTAAAEHGLWYPPDPASAPWSTIGGNVATNAGGLCCVKYGVTRDYVLELEVINGLGEIVRLGRRTAKGVAGYDMAGLIVGSEGTLGVVTEVTVRLRDLQPPQRTVAGYFSSIVDAGNAVEAIGASGVIPSALELIDKHCLAAVDKWKNMGLSVDANVVLLGRTDAPGAAGEREAQVMLAAFEAAGATWAAASSDPEEAEALFAARRLAYPALERLGPVLTEDVCVPKAAVPEMLRRIEVAAVENDTLIANIAHAGDGNLHPLLITDVGDAAARDRAETAFRQIIADALDLGGTVTGEHGVGLLKRDGLYQELSTEALAMQRAVKQALDPHGILNPGKVL; encoded by the coding sequence TTGACCGAAATCGTCCTGGCCAGACTTGCCGAAGTGCTGCCTCCGGGACGTCTCGTCATCGATGCGCAGGTGCTCGATTCGTATTCGCACGACGAGGCCGAATGGGCGCCCTACGGCCGACCGCTTGCTGTTGTCCGCGCCCGGGAGACTTCCGACGTCCAAGCGGTTGTCCGCGTCTGCCTCGAGCATGCCGTGCCGCTCGTGACCCGCGGCGCTGGCACCGGCCTGTCCGGTGGGGCCAATGCCGTCGACGGTTGCGTGATCCTCTCGACGGAGAAGATGACCCGAATCGTTGAGATCAACAGCGTCGAACGACTCGCAGTGGTCCAGCCCGGTGTGGTGAACGACGACCTTCGCACCGCTGCCGCCGAACACGGCCTGTGGTACCCACCGGACCCGGCCAGTGCCCCGTGGTCGACCATCGGTGGCAACGTCGCGACCAACGCCGGCGGCCTGTGCTGCGTGAAGTACGGCGTGACCCGCGATTACGTTCTCGAGCTCGAGGTGATCAACGGGCTGGGCGAGATCGTCCGGCTCGGGCGCCGTACCGCCAAAGGTGTCGCCGGTTACGACATGGCTGGGTTGATCGTCGGCTCTGAAGGCACGTTGGGCGTGGTCACCGAAGTCACCGTTCGCCTACGCGACCTACAGCCGCCGCAGCGGACGGTGGCCGGCTACTTCTCCTCCATCGTTGACGCCGGGAACGCCGTCGAAGCGATCGGTGCCTCAGGGGTCATTCCCTCGGCGCTCGAATTGATCGACAAACACTGTCTGGCAGCGGTCGATAAGTGGAAGAACATGGGTTTGTCCGTTGATGCGAACGTCGTACTCCTGGGCCGCACCGACGCTCCCGGCGCCGCCGGTGAGCGTGAGGCCCAGGTGATGCTGGCCGCGTTCGAGGCCGCCGGCGCGACATGGGCCGCTGCCTCGAGTGACCCCGAGGAGGCCGAGGCCCTTTTCGCCGCGCGCCGACTCGCCTACCCCGCGCTGGAACGCCTTGGCCCCGTCCTGACCGAGGACGTCTGTGTCCCGAAGGCTGCCGTGCCGGAGATGCTTCGCAGGATCGAGGTGGCCGCAGTCGAGAACGACACCCTGATCGCGAACATCGCCCATGCTGGCGACGGCAATCTCCACCCGCTGTTGATCACCGACGTTGGTGACGCTGCCGCACGTGACCGCGCCGAGACCGCGTTCCGCCAGATCATCGCCGACGCGCTGGATCTGGGTGGCACCGTCACCGGCGAGCACGGTGTGGGCCTCCTGAAACGAGACGGCTTGTACCAGGAGTTGTCCACCGAGGCCCTCGCCATGCAGCGAGCCGTGAAGCAGGCTCTCGACCCGCACGGCATCCTGAACCCGGGCAAGGTCCTCTAG
- a CDS encoding SGNH/GDSL hydrolase family protein, giving the protein MPHLRSIVLTVAVASVTGLGLVPTADAATVRYVALGDSYSSGVGAGSYIASSGDCDRSPNAYSALWAAAHSPTSYVSVACSGAKTTDVLNNQISALSSSTTLVSITIGGNDENFANIMQDCNLKGTTTCVNEINAAKADATANLPAKLAKVYNAIKAKAPSAHVVVLGYPEFYDLAKSCIGLSQASRTAIDSGIDLLDSLTKTAATAAGFTFGDVRSAFAGHEICDSGRWLHSVNILDIEESYHPTATGQKSGYLPVFSAKA; this is encoded by the coding sequence ATGCCTCACCTGCGCAGCATCGTCCTCACTGTCGCCGTTGCCAGTGTCACCGGATTGGGCCTGGTGCCCACCGCTGATGCTGCGACCGTCCGCTACGTCGCTCTCGGCGACTCCTATTCCTCCGGGGTGGGCGCCGGGAGCTACATCGCCAGTAGTGGCGATTGCGATCGCAGTCCGAACGCCTACTCAGCCCTCTGGGCGGCTGCCCACTCACCCACGTCGTACGTCTCGGTCGCCTGCTCGGGAGCGAAGACAACAGACGTTCTCAACAACCAAATCTCGGCGCTGTCCTCCAGCACCACCCTGGTCAGCATCACGATCGGCGGCAACGACGAGAACTTCGCCAACATCATGCAGGACTGCAACCTCAAGGGCACCACGACCTGCGTCAACGAGATCAACGCCGCCAAAGCCGACGCGACGGCGAACCTGCCCGCCAAACTGGCCAAGGTCTACAACGCCATCAAGGCCAAGGCGCCGAGCGCGCACGTGGTGGTGCTGGGCTATCCCGAGTTCTACGACCTCGCCAAGAGCTGTATCGGCCTGAGCCAGGCGTCGCGGACCGCGATCGACAGCGGCATCGATCTGCTCGACTCGCTGACGAAAACCGCTGCAACCGCAGCGGGTTTCACCTTCGGTGACGTGCGGTCGGCGTTCGCCGGTCACGAGATCTGCGACTCCGGGCGGTGGCTGCACTCGGTGAACATCCTGGACATCGAGGAGTCCTACCACCCGACCGCCACCGGCCAGAAGTCCGGCTACCTGCCGGTGTTCAGCGCCAAGGCGTAG
- a CDS encoding SDR family NAD(P)-dependent oxidoreductase — translation MSELSGTVALVTGASSGIGEATARTLAAAGATVALVARRKDRLDALAQEIGGGALAIEADITDRSQADAAVAQTVSQLGRLDILVNNAGVMLLGPIEEAPIDEWDRMLEINLRAALSMTKAALPHLLSAADSDPRRVADLINISSTAGRQVKKGSAVYNLTKHGLGAFSESFRQEFSRRHLRVGVVEPGAVVSELRDHLRDGVREANLQRLEQMEPLQPQDVADAVLFIVTRPRHQTINELLVRPTEQDD, via the coding sequence ATGAGCGAACTCAGCGGAACCGTAGCCCTCGTCACCGGAGCATCGAGCGGGATCGGGGAGGCGACGGCCCGAACGCTGGCCGCAGCGGGTGCCACCGTCGCCCTCGTCGCCCGCCGTAAGGACCGGCTCGATGCTCTCGCCCAGGAGATCGGCGGCGGTGCGCTCGCGATCGAGGCAGACATCACCGACCGAAGTCAAGCGGATGCCGCTGTGGCACAGACTGTTTCTCAGCTCGGCCGACTGGACATCCTCGTCAACAATGCCGGCGTCATGCTGCTCGGCCCGATCGAAGAAGCACCCATCGATGAGTGGGACCGGATGCTGGAGATCAACCTGCGCGCGGCGCTGTCGATGACCAAGGCCGCGTTGCCGCACCTGCTGTCCGCTGCGGACAGTGACCCACGGCGCGTCGCCGACCTGATCAACATCTCTTCCACCGCGGGCCGGCAGGTGAAGAAGGGCTCGGCGGTCTACAACCTGACCAAACACGGCTTGGGCGCCTTCAGCGAGTCGTTCCGGCAGGAGTTCAGCCGGCGGCATCTGCGGGTCGGGGTGGTCGAACCCGGCGCCGTCGTCAGCGAGTTGCGCGATCACCTGCGCGACGGCGTACGCGAGGCCAACCTGCAGCGCCTTGAGCAAATGGAACCGCTACAGCCGCAGGACGTTGCCGACGCGGTGCTGTTCATCGTGACCCGACCCCGCCACCAGACGATCAACGAACTCCTGGTCCGCCCCACGGAACAGGACGACTGA
- a CDS encoding glycine--tRNA ligase: protein MLTVQDALLTLQKFWTDRGCLVVQPFNTEVGAGTMNPATILRVLGPEPWRVAYVEPSVRPDDSRYGENPNRLQTHTQFQVILKPDPGNPQELYLQSLEALGIDLAAHDVRFVEDNWAQPAIGAWGLGWEVWLDGMEVTQFTYFQQVGGQNLDPVSVELTYGIERIMMAQQGVTHFKDMVYAPGVTYGELFGQSEFEMSRYYLDDADIDTNRELFERYVAEAERLIEARLPVPAHTYVLKSSHAFNVLDARGAISTTERAAAFATMRRLSREVSRLWVERREELDFPLTKSTLSSMGGLASPSPAPSQLPAELPSEPATFVLEIGTEELPPHVVDQAIEQVRTLATEALADSRLTYGDPQVAATPRRIVVTIPAVSAAEPDASTLRKGPKVAAAYDASGEPTKALQGFARGQGVEVSDVITAEFDGATHVAVAVEQKGRTAPVVLGSLIEKVVEGLRADRNMRWADPQLAYSRPIRWLVALWGDLVVPAQVSSLVTGRTTYVQRGDDTPLVDIATATDLIPTLGAHGIVLDVAARRTEVIDQASDLAQSVGGTVDFDAESGLVDEITNLVEQPVGILGSYGEKYLELPEQILVTVMRKHQRYLPVRDSAGKLKPYFVTMANGACSPDVVRAGNESVLRARYEDAAFFFDADLKVPLAEFRSAIDKLTFEERVGSVAQRADRIASVATKLADGIDGVDSVTLQRAGELAKFDLSTQMVVELSSLAGTMAKVYAERAGETPAVAQALYDMECPRTAGGALPQTLEGALLALADRFDLLAAMFAIGAKPTGSSDPFALRRAALGVVAILRARPELSTITVEDGLKAAAVRLVAQGVTVSDESIEAAAEFVRDRFVQQLRDEGVSAGVVEAIAPLAGRPGAAEQALADIHALADDAGFAKLVEATQRITRIVPEGTSSAYDASALTEPAELRLESQVATLPDQSAAGLPEWAATAGDLTDSLNTFFDDVLVMAEDPAVRAARLGLLQSVVDKAPAGIDWKALSSAVG, encoded by the coding sequence GTGCTGACCGTGCAAGACGCCTTGTTGACCCTGCAGAAGTTCTGGACCGACCGGGGTTGCCTGGTCGTGCAGCCGTTCAACACCGAGGTCGGCGCCGGGACCATGAACCCCGCAACGATCCTGCGGGTGCTGGGTCCCGAGCCGTGGCGGGTGGCGTACGTCGAGCCCTCCGTGCGCCCCGACGACAGCCGGTACGGCGAGAATCCCAACCGCCTGCAGACGCACACCCAGTTCCAGGTCATCCTCAAACCGGATCCGGGCAACCCGCAGGAGCTGTACCTGCAGTCCCTGGAAGCTCTCGGCATCGACCTGGCCGCCCACGACGTGCGCTTCGTGGAGGACAACTGGGCGCAGCCGGCGATCGGTGCCTGGGGTCTGGGCTGGGAGGTCTGGCTGGACGGCATGGAGGTCACCCAGTTCACCTACTTCCAGCAGGTCGGCGGGCAGAACCTGGACCCGGTCTCGGTCGAACTGACCTACGGCATCGAGCGGATCATGATGGCCCAGCAGGGCGTCACCCACTTCAAGGACATGGTCTACGCGCCGGGCGTCACCTACGGCGAACTCTTCGGCCAGTCCGAGTTCGAGATGTCGCGCTACTACCTCGACGACGCCGACATCGACACCAACCGTGAGCTGTTCGAGCGGTACGTCGCCGAGGCCGAGCGGCTGATCGAGGCCCGGCTGCCGGTGCCCGCGCACACCTACGTGCTCAAGAGCTCCCACGCCTTCAACGTGCTCGATGCGCGGGGTGCGATCTCCACGACCGAGCGGGCCGCGGCGTTCGCAACGATGCGCCGGCTCTCGCGTGAGGTTTCCCGGTTGTGGGTCGAGCGCCGCGAGGAGTTGGACTTCCCGCTGACCAAGTCGACCCTGTCGTCGATGGGCGGGCTGGCGTCGCCGTCGCCTGCCCCCTCGCAGCTGCCTGCTGAACTTCCTTCTGAACCAGCCACTTTCGTGCTGGAGATCGGCACCGAGGAGTTGCCGCCGCACGTGGTGGACCAGGCCATCGAGCAGGTGCGCACGCTGGCCACCGAGGCGCTGGCCGACTCCCGATTGACGTACGGCGACCCTCAGGTGGCCGCCACTCCTCGCCGGATCGTGGTGACGATTCCCGCTGTTTCCGCCGCGGAGCCGGACGCGTCGACGTTGCGTAAGGGCCCGAAGGTTGCCGCCGCCTACGACGCGTCCGGCGAGCCCACCAAGGCGCTGCAGGGTTTCGCGCGAGGCCAAGGCGTCGAGGTATCCGATGTGATCACAGCGGAATTCGACGGAGCTACCCATGTCGCGGTAGCCGTGGAGCAGAAGGGCCGCACCGCACCGGTCGTGCTCGGCTCGCTGATCGAGAAGGTCGTCGAGGGCCTGCGCGCCGACCGCAACATGCGCTGGGCCGACCCGCAGCTGGCCTATAGCCGGCCGATCCGCTGGCTCGTCGCGTTGTGGGGCGATCTGGTGGTCCCCGCTCAGGTGTCGTCGCTGGTCACTGGCCGCACGACGTACGTGCAACGGGGCGATGACACCCCGCTGGTGGACATCGCCACGGCTACCGATCTGATTCCGACCCTCGGCGCACACGGCATCGTCCTTGACGTGGCTGCCCGCCGGACCGAGGTCATCGACCAGGCCTCGGATCTGGCGCAATCGGTCGGTGGCACAGTCGATTTCGATGCCGAGTCCGGCTTGGTCGATGAGATCACCAACCTCGTGGAGCAGCCGGTCGGCATCCTTGGCTCCTACGGGGAGAAGTACCTGGAGCTGCCCGAGCAGATCCTGGTCACGGTCATGCGCAAGCACCAGCGCTATCTGCCGGTGCGTGACTCCGCGGGCAAGCTGAAGCCGTACTTCGTCACGATGGCCAACGGCGCCTGCTCACCGGACGTGGTGCGCGCGGGCAACGAGTCAGTGCTGCGCGCCCGCTACGAGGATGCGGCGTTCTTCTTCGACGCCGACCTCAAGGTGCCGCTGGCTGAATTCCGTTCGGCCATCGACAAACTCACCTTCGAAGAGCGGGTCGGATCGGTCGCCCAGCGCGCCGACCGGATTGCCTCGGTGGCGACGAAGCTGGCCGATGGCATCGACGGTGTTGACAGTGTCACGCTGCAGCGCGCCGGCGAGTTGGCCAAGTTCGACCTGTCCACCCAGATGGTCGTCGAACTGTCCTCGCTGGCCGGCACGATGGCCAAGGTCTACGCGGAGCGAGCGGGGGAGACCCCGGCGGTCGCGCAGGCGCTCTACGACATGGAATGCCCCCGCACCGCCGGTGGCGCGTTGCCGCAGACGCTCGAGGGCGCGCTGCTGGCGCTCGCGGACCGCTTCGACCTGCTGGCCGCGATGTTCGCGATCGGAGCCAAGCCGACCGGCTCCTCGGACCCGTTCGCGTTGCGTCGCGCCGCGCTCGGTGTGGTGGCGATCCTGCGCGCCCGCCCCGAGCTGTCGACCATCACCGTGGAGGACGGGTTGAAGGCAGCTGCCGTGCGGCTGGTTGCCCAGGGTGTGACCGTTTCTGACGAATCCATCGAAGCTGCAGCGGAATTCGTGCGCGACCGGTTCGTGCAGCAACTGCGTGACGAGGGTGTGTCGGCCGGTGTGGTCGAGGCGATCGCCCCGCTGGCTGGCCGCCCGGGTGCGGCCGAGCAGGCGCTGGCGGACATTCATGCCCTGGCCGACGACGCTGGGTTCGCGAAGCTGGTGGAGGCGACCCAACGGATCACCCGGATCGTCCCGGAAGGCACGTCATCGGCGTACGACGCATCGGCTTTGACCGAACCGGCCGAGCTGCGCCTGGAGTCCCAGGTGGCCACGCTCCCGGATCAGTCCGCGGCTGGACTGCCGGAATGGGCCGCCACGGCCGGCGATCTGACCGACTCGCTGAACACGTTCTTCGACGACGTTCTGGTGATGGCTGAGGACCCAGCGGTACGTGCCGCGCGGCTGGGCTTGTTGCAGTCGGTCGTGGACAAGGCGCCGGCCGGGATCGACTGGAAGGCGCTGTCCAGCGCCGTGGGCTGA
- a CDS encoding DNA polymerase Y family protein, protein MKPAPEPVRVMLVWCPHWPVLAARMIHGVPAEAPMALVAKGAVVACSSTARDEGIRPGDRLRQAQHRCPDLVVLQHDLDAEQRAFEPILRAMADVVPSVHLVRPGVAAVRAGGAARFYGSEVRAAQELQVAVRRAHPDGAPEVRVAVADGLFAAEQAAYQGVAVVPPGGSPGLLADLPVTVIAEAAGDPKMANVLRRMGIRTIGALAGLPREQVLDRFGAAGLRAHQLACGLDAPILNPRTAPDELAARIVLDEPTDAIEVIVSECGSAVEQLSARINDGSLVCTGIRIITHHEPGPRETAGEIHEREWRHPWHLGSREILDRVQWQLTDLGKSKHRPITLVEIAATELDAAVQHSQGLWGDRPDDHVLHTLTGLQHRLGYDAVLVGSVVGGRMLHERQSFSPFGQATPDRAVRRLEQPWPDTVPGPAPSVVFREAQAMRVLTERGTPLSISDRGVLTGMPTTAEWPGRPSSRITAWAGPWPVNGRWWRRAKTNQKPLHRFQLVDDQQRAWLVLHAAGEWWAEARYD, encoded by the coding sequence GTGAAACCGGCGCCGGAACCGGTCCGCGTCATGCTGGTCTGGTGCCCGCACTGGCCGGTGCTCGCGGCCCGGATGATCCATGGCGTCCCGGCCGAAGCCCCGATGGCGTTGGTCGCCAAAGGAGCCGTGGTCGCCTGCTCGTCGACCGCGCGCGATGAAGGTATCCGCCCCGGCGACCGGCTGCGCCAGGCGCAGCACCGTTGCCCGGATCTGGTTGTCCTGCAGCATGATCTGGATGCGGAGCAGCGTGCTTTCGAACCCATCCTGCGCGCCATGGCTGACGTGGTGCCGAGTGTGCATCTGGTCCGGCCGGGTGTCGCAGCGGTCCGGGCCGGCGGAGCGGCCCGCTTCTACGGCTCGGAGGTGCGAGCCGCGCAGGAGCTGCAGGTCGCCGTACGCCGAGCCCACCCTGACGGGGCACCCGAGGTTCGCGTGGCGGTGGCTGACGGTCTCTTCGCTGCAGAACAGGCGGCCTACCAGGGCGTGGCGGTCGTACCCCCGGGCGGCTCCCCCGGCCTGCTCGCCGACCTACCCGTCACGGTCATCGCCGAAGCCGCAGGCGATCCCAAGATGGCGAACGTGCTGCGCCGCATGGGTATTCGCACTATCGGCGCACTCGCCGGGCTGCCCCGAGAGCAGGTCCTCGACCGGTTCGGCGCGGCGGGTCTGCGCGCCCACCAGTTGGCCTGCGGGCTCGACGCGCCAATCCTCAACCCGCGCACCGCTCCCGACGAGCTCGCCGCCCGCATCGTGCTGGACGAACCCACCGATGCCATCGAGGTCATCGTCAGCGAATGCGGTTCTGCCGTGGAGCAACTCAGTGCTCGCATCAACGACGGCTCCCTGGTCTGCACCGGGATCCGGATCATCACCCACCACGAGCCGGGCCCTCGGGAAACCGCCGGCGAGATCCACGAGCGCGAGTGGCGTCACCCGTGGCATCTGGGCAGCCGGGAGATCCTCGACCGCGTGCAGTGGCAGTTGACCGACCTCGGCAAGAGCAAGCACCGGCCGATCACCCTGGTCGAGATCGCCGCCACAGAACTGGATGCCGCCGTGCAGCACAGCCAGGGCCTGTGGGGGGATCGACCCGACGACCACGTGCTGCACACCCTCACCGGGCTGCAACACCGCCTGGGCTACGACGCGGTGCTGGTCGGCAGCGTCGTCGGTGGCCGGATGCTGCACGAGCGCCAGTCCTTTTCGCCGTTCGGACAAGCCACTCCCGATCGCGCGGTGCGTCGCCTGGAGCAGCCGTGGCCGGACACCGTTCCCGGCCCTGCTCCCTCTGTCGTCTTCCGCGAAGCACAAGCAATGCGGGTACTGACCGAGCGCGGCACCCCGTTGTCGATCAGCGATCGCGGGGTGCTCACCGGGATGCCGACCACGGCCGAGTGGCCGGGTCGCCCATCCAGCCGGATCACCGCCTGGGCCGGGCCGTGGCCGGTCAACGGCCGGTGGTGGCGACGCGCCAAGACCAACCAGAAACCGCTACACCGTTTCCAACTGGTCGATGACCAACAACGGGCCTGGCTGGTGCTCCACGCGGCCGGCGAGTGGTGGGCCGAGGCACGCTATGACTGA
- a CDS encoding GNAT family N-acetyltransferase: MTCLIEELDVSSDAAIEAFHTARNRAEEQDFAFHTSYSLPETIAMLRSSQHAARRVLRQARIGDAVVGVGAAMLPLLDNTATADVGIAVVPEARRQGVGRALLESLLSESRAADRTRAIAWLQWPYDGGRDGSTSPGMQFAAATGFHVSQLEVQRVLDLPVPIDVLDTLTAQAATHHAGYTFRTWTGAAPQEILPGYGRLIGAVETEAPTGEHVPEVEVWDEQRIREQEAELEQQGRTRITTLAVAPDGEPVGYTDLVHAATDGGRVYQWGTLVDRDHRGHRLGTALKVRTARAMQEAFPDAPYVRTWNAESNAPMIAVNDAMGFRPVGWAAELYRDL; encoded by the coding sequence GTGACCTGTCTCATCGAAGAACTCGACGTGTCCTCTGATGCGGCAATCGAGGCCTTCCACACTGCTCGCAATCGCGCTGAAGAGCAGGATTTCGCCTTCCATACGTCCTACTCGCTGCCGGAGACGATCGCGATGCTGCGCAGTTCGCAGCATGCCGCGCGCAGGGTTCTGCGTCAGGCCCGGATCGGTGATGCGGTCGTGGGCGTCGGCGCAGCCATGCTGCCCCTGCTGGACAACACCGCGACCGCCGATGTGGGTATCGCTGTCGTGCCCGAGGCCCGGCGGCAAGGGGTGGGCAGGGCGCTCCTGGAGTCCCTGTTGTCCGAGTCCCGGGCGGCTGACCGCACCCGGGCCATCGCGTGGCTGCAGTGGCCGTACGACGGTGGCCGGGACGGATCTACCTCTCCCGGAATGCAATTCGCTGCAGCGACAGGTTTTCACGTGAGCCAGTTGGAGGTCCAACGGGTGCTCGACCTGCCGGTACCGATCGACGTACTCGACACCTTGACGGCGCAGGCGGCCACCCACCATGCGGGCTATACGTTCCGCACCTGGACCGGGGCTGCCCCACAGGAGATCCTCCCCGGCTACGGCCGCCTGATCGGCGCGGTCGAGACGGAAGCGCCGACCGGCGAGCACGTCCCCGAGGTCGAGGTCTGGGACGAGCAACGGATCCGGGAGCAGGAAGCCGAGTTGGAGCAGCAGGGTCGCACCCGGATCACCACCCTGGCCGTGGCACCCGACGGCGAGCCGGTGGGCTACACCGACCTGGTCCACGCGGCGACCGACGGTGGTCGGGTCTACCAATGGGGCACGTTGGTGGACCGCGATCATCGAGGGCACCGCCTCGGTACGGCGCTCAAAGTGCGCACAGCGCGCGCGATGCAGGAGGCGTTCCCGGACGCGCCGTACGTGCGCACCTGGAACGCGGAGTCGAACGCGCCGATGATCGCGGTCAACGACGCAATGGGGTTCCGCCCGGTGGGCTGGGCCGCGGAACTCTATCGGGATCTGTGA
- a CDS encoding IS110 family transposase, which produces MQNSSPPPGAVVIGMDPHKRSVTIEVMNSDEQVLDGGRFNTDSDGFTRMLAHVAAYPERVWAIEGCAGIGRHVAARLITAGESVVDVPAKLSYRVRLLTAGNGRKTDDTDAHSIALIGVRVTGLRPVVSNEQIELLRVLVDRRRMLGEEHTRKISQVHRLLLELIPGGAKIYLSARQARKLLSPVRPKDPAGKARKQLAMELITDLEKVYTRTKQADKDLLAALAETGTHLTELHGIGPTGAAMLLVEVGDITRFPDHNHFASWTGTAPIDASSGDTVRHRLSRGGNRQINRVLHTMATVQLRNPTEGRAYYDRKKRDGKSSMEAMRCLKRRLSDIVYRTMLTDLTQPAATGPGGQPGDDSDSSATGSQPTTGSSDKPLPGPATTQPTRPLPAAS; this is translated from the coding sequence ATGCAGAACAGCTCACCCCCACCGGGCGCGGTGGTGATCGGGATGGACCCGCACAAACGCTCGGTCACCATCGAAGTGATGAACTCCGACGAGCAAGTGCTGGACGGTGGCCGCTTCAACACCGACAGTGACGGGTTCACCCGCATGCTCGCCCACGTCGCTGCCTACCCAGAGCGGGTCTGGGCCATCGAAGGGTGCGCCGGGATCGGCCGGCACGTCGCAGCCCGCCTGATCACCGCCGGCGAGTCCGTGGTGGATGTCCCGGCGAAACTGTCCTACCGGGTGCGGTTGCTGACCGCCGGCAACGGACGCAAAACCGATGACACCGACGCGCACTCCATCGCCCTGATCGGGGTCCGGGTCACCGGGTTACGCCCCGTGGTCAGCAACGAGCAGATCGAGTTGTTGCGTGTGCTAGTCGACCGGCGCCGGATGCTCGGAGAGGAACACACCCGCAAGATCTCCCAAGTGCATCGCCTTCTGCTGGAACTGATCCCGGGTGGGGCGAAGATCTACCTGTCCGCGCGGCAGGCCCGCAAGCTGCTGTCCCCGGTGCGACCCAAAGACCCCGCCGGCAAAGCCCGCAAACAGTTGGCGATGGAGCTGATCACCGACCTGGAGAAGGTCTACACCCGTACTAAGCAGGCCGACAAAGACCTGCTTGCGGCGTTGGCTGAGACCGGCACCCACCTGACCGAGCTGCATGGGATCGGACCGACCGGGGCAGCGATGCTGCTGGTCGAGGTTGGGGACATCACTCGCTTCCCTGACCACAACCACTTCGCGTCCTGGACCGGCACTGCACCGATCGACGCCTCCTCCGGCGACACCGTCCGGCACCGCCTGTCCCGCGGCGGAAACCGTCAGATCAACCGGGTGCTGCACACCATGGCCACCGTCCAACTACGCAACCCCACCGAAGGCCGCGCGTACTACGACCGCAAGAAACGCGACGGGAAATCCTCGATGGAAGCGATGCGCTGCCTGAAACGACGACTGTCCGACATCGTCTATCGCACCATGCTCACCGACCTGACCCAGCCCGCGGCGACGGGCCCGGGAGGGCAACCAGGTGACGACTCTGACTCCAGCGCGACCGGCTCACAACCCACCACCGGCTCTTCGGACAAGCCACTTCCCGGACCCGCCACCACCCAGCCTACGAGGCCCCTCCCCGCAGCGTCTTGA